In Anaerolineae bacterium, the following are encoded in one genomic region:
- a CDS encoding ATP-dependent helicase — translation MAASVRLRPEQHAIVHGYRGGKMGIKAVPGSGKTFTLSHLAARLVEDLTSRGLTEGVNRREVLIVTFTNTAVNHFRNRIADILQRERGLLPYIGYRVRTLHGLAHDIVRERPALVGLSEDFQIIDERVTARILEDIARGLLSEYLPVLRPYLSAEIVANEQRLRQMGRNELSQLAIDLGQRFVKQAKNYRLDPAQIRQLLEPRAAELPLVRFGLAVYEDYQRSLTYRGGVDFDDLVRLAIDALERDKDYLIRLRARWPYILEDEAQDSSKLQEDMLRLLSDERNWVRVGDPNQAINTTFTTADPRFLREFLSQREVQDMPLQTSGRSTQAIIDLANALVAWTTRSHPVPVLRQMAFLEQYIQPAPADDPAPNPPDDNRSIYIHYQPDENISPEYELKLVAANVERFLRQGSGKDYTVAVLAPENSHAYKLAELLKAQEIDYEELLRSTSATRQAATILYHVLNYLGAPLNARMLAALYQEVWRQGPHRLPLDDRQTDIAVRALTGCREPERFLWPLAGLDWLDDVGAIAQEPDIRVDLEAFRSQVRLWLEATTLPIDQLVLTITQDCFTEPSDIALGYKIAVVLREMTLSNPAFRLPEFATELQQISANERKFIGFDDVEKGYEPQKGKVTVATMHAAKGLEWDRVYLMGVSNYGFPAAQPYDNYLAERWYLRDQLNLEAEILAQLDALRLNKPYHEGEATAQARLDYAAERLRLLYVGITRARRHLMITWNVGRYWNQGGDKVNRPALALVALKEYLEDA, via the coding sequence ATGGCAGCCAGTGTACGGCTTCGCCCGGAGCAACATGCCATTGTTCACGGCTACCGCGGCGGGAAGATGGGCATAAAAGCCGTTCCCGGCAGCGGCAAGACGTTCACCTTGTCCCATCTCGCCGCACGCCTGGTAGAGGATCTGACATCCCGCGGACTGACTGAAGGAGTCAACCGTCGCGAAGTACTGATCGTGACCTTCACCAACACAGCGGTCAACCACTTTCGCAACCGCATTGCCGATATCCTGCAACGCGAACGCGGGTTATTGCCCTATATCGGCTACCGTGTGCGCACACTTCACGGCTTGGCCCACGACATTGTGCGGGAACGCCCGGCGCTGGTGGGGCTTTCTGAGGATTTTCAGATCATCGACGAACGTGTAACCGCCCGCATCCTTGAGGATATTGCCAGGGGACTCCTCAGCGAATACCTGCCGGTACTCAGGCCTTATCTCAGTGCGGAGATCGTAGCGAACGAACAGCGGCTTCGCCAGATGGGGCGCAATGAACTATCGCAACTGGCCATTGATCTGGGTCAGCGTTTTGTCAAGCAGGCCAAAAACTACCGGCTGGATCCGGCGCAGATTCGCCAGTTGCTAGAGCCGCGCGCTGCAGAATTGCCGCTGGTGCGCTTTGGTCTGGCTGTTTACGAAGACTACCAGCGCAGCCTCACCTATCGGGGTGGAGTTGACTTTGACGATCTGGTTCGCCTGGCTATTGACGCGCTAGAGCGCGACAAAGATTATCTGATCCGCCTGCGCGCCCGCTGGCCGTACATCCTGGAAGACGAAGCTCAGGATAGCAGTAAGCTGCAGGAAGACATGCTGCGGTTGCTCAGCGACGAGCGCAACTGGGTGCGCGTCGGCGATCCCAACCAGGCCATCAATACCACGTTCACCACGGCTGATCCGCGTTTTCTGCGGGAATTTCTCAGCCAGCGTGAGGTTCAGGATATGCCCTTGCAGACCTCGGGACGTTCGACACAGGCGATCATTGACCTGGCCAATGCGCTGGTGGCGTGGACAACCCGCTCCCATCCCGTGCCGGTACTCCGCCAGATGGCCTTCCTCGAACAGTACATCCAGCCGGCGCCGGCGGATGATCCGGCGCCGAATCCACCCGATGACAACCGCAGCATCTACATCCACTACCAGCCCGATGAGAACATCAGCCCGGAATACGAGCTTAAGCTGGTTGCCGCCAATGTGGAGCGATTTCTCCGGCAGGGCAGCGGCAAAGACTACACCGTGGCCGTTCTGGCGCCGGAAAACAGCCATGCCTATAAACTGGCCGAACTGCTGAAAGCGCAAGAGATCGACTATGAAGAGCTGCTACGCAGTACTTCAGCGACCCGCCAGGCAGCGACAATCCTTTACCATGTCCTGAACTACCTGGGTGCTCCCCTCAATGCCCGCATGCTCGCCGCTCTATATCAGGAAGTCTGGCGGCAGGGGCCGCACAGGCTTCCTCTTGACGACCGTCAGACAGACATTGCCGTCCGGGCGCTGACCGGGTGCCGCGAGCCAGAGCGTTTCCTGTGGCCGCTCGCCGGGCTAGACTGGCTTGATGATGTAGGAGCCATCGCCCAGGAACCGGATATTCGCGTCGATCTGGAAGCGTTTCGCAGCCAGGTACGCCTGTGGCTGGAGGCGACCACACTACCGATTGATCAGTTAGTCCTGACAATCACCCAAGACTGTTTCACCGAACCCTCGGACATTGCACTCGGATACAAGATCGCCGTAGTGCTACGGGAGATGACCTTGAGCAACCCGGCCTTCCGCCTGCCGGAGTTTGCCACTGAGCTGCAACAGATCAGCGCGAACGAGCGCAAATTCATCGGCTTCGATGATGTAGAAAAGGGGTACGAGCCTCAGAAGGGCAAAGTGACCGTTGCTACGATGCACGCGGCCAAGGGGCTGGAATGGGATCGGGTGTACCTGATGGGCGTCAGCAACTACGGTTTCCCGGCTGCACAGCCCTATGACAATTACCTGGCTGAGCGCTGGTATCTGCGCGACCAACTTAACCTTGAGGCGGAAATCCTGGCCCAGCTTGACGCGCTACGCCTGAACAAACCCTATCATGAGGGCGAAGCCACCGCCCAGGCACGTCTGGATTACGCTGCCGAACGTCTCCGCCTGCTGTACGTGGGCATCACACGCGCCCGCCGCCACCTGATGATCACCTGGAATGTGGGCCGCTACTGGAACCAGGGCGGCGACAAGGTCAATCGCCCGGCTCTGGCCCTTGTGGCGCTCAAGGAATATCTGGAGGATGCCTGA
- a CDS encoding PD-(D/E)XK nuclease family protein, whose protein sequence is MATMHKDHSAATLPEGFEFSQGVLQDLVDCPRRFELQYVNAQPWPAVEVEPALEREVYNQRGRQFHRLLERYYTGVPVEAIETGLSVDQLRTWWNAFLREPPLNLPQEVVLPEVRLATALGGQRLVCVIDLLAVDPGRRLVIVDWKTGRFRPSREAMAQRLQTRVYPFVTVEAAGRFFGSPVEPARVSMVYWFANFPDQPHVFHYDQAQHDQTRVYLESLLREAEDRLTSGAWEMTTDERLCSFCVYRSLCGRGVAAGRETDERVIDLGDVEPDWESLRLEDVDEIAY, encoded by the coding sequence ATGGCGACTATGCACAAGGATCACAGCGCAGCCACGCTGCCCGAAGGCTTCGAGTTCAGCCAGGGTGTGCTGCAGGATCTGGTCGATTGTCCTCGCCGGTTTGAGCTGCAATACGTGAATGCTCAACCCTGGCCCGCTGTCGAAGTTGAGCCAGCCCTGGAGCGCGAAGTCTACAACCAGCGCGGCAGGCAGTTTCACCGGCTACTGGAACGCTACTATACCGGTGTGCCGGTAGAAGCCATTGAGACAGGTCTTTCTGTGGATCAGTTGCGCACATGGTGGAATGCTTTTCTTCGGGAACCGCCGCTCAACCTGCCTCAGGAAGTTGTCCTTCCAGAAGTACGGCTGGCGACAGCGCTGGGAGGTCAGCGTCTGGTCTGTGTTATCGACCTGCTGGCGGTTGACCCCGGACGCCGGCTGGTCATTGTCGACTGGAAGACCGGCCGGTTCCGCCCTTCCCGCGAGGCGATGGCTCAACGCTTGCAGACGCGGGTCTATCCGTTTGTTACGGTTGAGGCTGCCGGGCGCTTCTTTGGCAGCCCGGTGGAACCAGCGCGGGTGAGCATGGTCTACTGGTTCGCCAACTTCCCGGATCAGCCACATGTATTCCATTATGATCAGGCCCAGCATGACCAGACGCGAGTTTACCTGGAAAGCTTGCTGAGAGAGGCGGAAGATCGCCTTACCTCAGGCGCCTGGGAAATGACCACCGATGAACGATTGTGCAGTTTCTGCGTCTACCGATCGCTATGCGGACGTGGCGTCGCAGCCGGACGCGAGACCGATGAGCGCGTGATCGATCTGGGCGATGTTGAGCCAGACTGGGAATCGCTCCGTCTTGAAGACGTAGATGAGATCGCCTACTGA
- a CDS encoding SH3 domain-containing protein has translation MKSRPHHLIGVMLLVLGLLLPVSLVLGQGGDETASVISRAPLHAGPSAPSETIAMLPRGTLLFVKGMDESLKWVEGETTDGLTGWVHVDHLRLNGPYIPPADGFTGTAIDGRPDDWDRFLRPYTDETGDSAGAVDITAVRSFLNDQYLYVLVEVQGDPADVDLLLLDIVTNNQGVYSTYQYALPRLRAGTVFVISPDAAQARAAAGVVTARDIALELRMPLTLLDNPPALNLVAVRIEEGETVTDELAAVMPAVVTVETEPPLNGAIANFRVNFRAAPRDGRVITVLDPGTMFSLRGRTADGEWLLVRREDASQGWVAAQYVQTELDINALPVVE, from the coding sequence ATGAAAAGCCGTCCGCACCACCTTATCGGCGTCATGCTGCTGGTCCTTGGCCTGTTGTTGCCAGTGTCGTTGGTTCTGGGGCAGGGGGGGGATGAGACTGCCAGTGTGATTTCCCGCGCCCCCCTGCACGCTGGCCCGTCTGCGCCATCGGAGACCATTGCGATGCTCCCACGTGGTACCCTGCTCTTTGTCAAGGGTATGGACGAGAGTCTGAAGTGGGTTGAGGGGGAAACGACCGATGGACTCACAGGATGGGTACATGTTGATCATCTGCGCCTGAACGGGCCATATATTCCGCCAGCGGATGGCTTCACCGGCACGGCTATTGATGGCAGGCCCGATGACTGGGATCGTTTCCTGAGGCCGTATACTGATGAAACTGGGGACAGTGCAGGCGCTGTTGACATCACTGCAGTGCGCTCCTTCCTGAACGATCAGTATCTCTACGTGCTGGTTGAAGTTCAGGGAGACCCGGCCGATGTGGACCTGCTGCTGCTGGATATTGTGACCAACAACCAGGGGGTGTATAGCACGTATCAATACGCCCTGCCCAGGCTGCGCGCAGGCACCGTGTTTGTGATCAGTCCGGATGCGGCTCAGGCGCGCGCCGCTGCCGGTGTAGTCACTGCCCGTGATATTGCTCTCGAACTGCGGATGCCTCTGACTCTGCTGGATAACCCACCGGCACTCAACCTTGTTGCCGTGCGCATCGAGGAAGGGGAAACAGTCACTGACGAACTGGCAGCGGTAATGCCGGCTGTCGTTACGGTAGAAACAGAACCGCCACTCAATGGCGCGATCGCCAACTTCCGGGTGAACTTTCGCGCAGCGCCACGGGATGGGCGGGTGATCACCGTGCTGGACCCGGGCACGATGTTCAGCCTCAGGGGGCGCACTGCTGATGGTGAATGGCTGCTGGTGCGGCGAGAGGACGCCTCCCAAGGCTGGGTGGCGGCCCAGTATGTTCAGACCGAGCTGGATATCAACGCTTTGCCGGTTGTGGAGTAG
- a CDS encoding YigZ family protein, whose amino-acid sequence MSQSGYEVPAETIRIENRVVNSRFIATVGPARSVEEAKAFIAAVRAEMPDATHHVYAFKIGYGSSVIEGMTDDGEPSGTAGPPVLAVLRGADLGDVVIVVTRYFGGTKLGTGGLVRAYGNAAREALAALPRERRIPKATIGLEFPYTFFEQIQRLLTRYNAEVQEQSFGAAVTLFARLPVDDLPALAAEVSELTAGRVSPVRLDTDEA is encoded by the coding sequence ATGAGCCAGAGTGGTTACGAGGTACCAGCTGAGACGATCCGGATCGAGAATCGAGTGGTTAATTCACGCTTCATTGCCACAGTTGGCCCTGCCCGTTCGGTAGAGGAAGCTAAAGCCTTCATCGCTGCCGTACGTGCAGAAATGCCGGACGCCACTCACCATGTCTATGCGTTCAAGATCGGCTACGGAAGTAGCGTCATCGAAGGCATGACCGACGACGGTGAGCCAAGCGGCACCGCCGGGCCGCCCGTCCTGGCCGTTTTGCGTGGTGCCGACCTCGGCGATGTGGTGATTGTGGTGACCCGCTACTTTGGCGGCACTAAGCTGGGTACGGGCGGGCTAGTACGCGCCTACGGCAATGCCGCCCGCGAGGCGCTGGCTGCCCTGCCCCGTGAACGTCGCATCCCTAAAGCCACCATCGGGCTGGAATTCCCCTATACATTCTTCGAACAGATACAGCGTCTGCTGACCCGCTATAACGCCGAAGTCCAGGAGCAGAGTTTTGGCGCTGCGGTGACCCTGTTTGCCCGCCTTCCTGTAGACGACCTCCCTGCGCTGGCTGCCGAGGTATCTGAACTAACCGCTGGCAGAGTGTCGCCGGTACGCCTGGACACGGATGAAGCATAG
- the recJ gene encoding single-stranded-DNA-specific exonuclease RecJ has protein sequence MFNQMADLQWKLQEPVTAAETLHSVIGGHPLVAQILARRGITTPAEAVAFLDATRYHPAPPDDLPDMAQAVEVLATTVMARQPILIWGDFDVDGQTATALLLDALTVLGAPVSFYIPHRLTESHGIQTERLTALLAERRPALLLTCDTGITAHDAIVCALEQGVKVVITDHHDLPPDGILPPAPALNPKRLPAGHPLTTLPGVGVAYKLVEGLFTHLGRDVSELECLLDLVALGIVADVAEQWRDTRYLLQMGLERLRSTERKGLRALADVARIDLANVTAEGIGFQLAPRLNAAGRLYDAAQAVELLTTRDNTQARVIAANLEGLNRKRQHDQRAITAAAQDLISNDPGLLDFPALVLYQPGWHAGLLGIVAGELAGRYGRPCILLTSEPGGGIARGSARSAPGYDIGAAIAAQAELLSAYGGHPGAAGLSLPVDRIDQFRRRLSRTLEEQAPIRPTPTLTIDATVTLSEITENLAEELERLAPFGQGNPPVTLMATDLTISRYQTIGLEQLHRKLTVTDSAGASCQIIWWRGAEHHAPSGQVDIAFNIGWDIYQGRRQVALTLVHLRERVPVAVAAPPVSAWTVEDWRQMPAEDLLRAFAEKEPDGLIWAEGEHTAKTRGRRRHELRPAEALLIYTAPPAQSVLNAALETTQARRLYIGWVPLPPADLNRRLRELLGLCRYTLSHLAGHADLDRMAGAIGLTREAILWGLRLLAAENVIGLSESDEGVTIDQPHPTSKTQYDALEAREAFQFLSAESDSYRRFHRRADLTSLLV, from the coding sequence ATGTTCAACCAGATGGCTGATCTTCAGTGGAAACTGCAGGAGCCGGTCACCGCCGCCGAAACACTTCACAGCGTCATCGGTGGCCATCCGCTGGTTGCCCAGATTCTCGCCCGGCGCGGCATAACCACGCCCGCTGAGGCCGTAGCGTTTCTTGATGCGACCCGCTACCACCCTGCCCCACCGGATGACCTGCCTGACATGGCCCAGGCTGTGGAAGTCCTAGCCACGACCGTTATGGCTCGCCAACCCATCCTGATCTGGGGCGACTTTGACGTCGATGGGCAAACTGCTACCGCCCTGTTACTGGATGCGCTCACAGTGCTGGGAGCGCCGGTCAGTTTCTACATTCCCCATCGCCTTACCGAGTCGCATGGCATCCAGACGGAACGGCTCACAGCGCTATTGGCTGAGCGCCGCCCGGCGCTACTGCTCACCTGTGACACCGGGATCACCGCACACGATGCTATCGTCTGCGCGCTTGAGCAGGGTGTGAAAGTCGTCATCACCGATCACCATGATCTGCCCCCCGACGGCATTCTGCCGCCAGCCCCCGCGCTAAACCCGAAACGCCTGCCCGCCGGCCATCCGCTAACCACGCTGCCGGGTGTTGGTGTCGCCTACAAGCTGGTCGAAGGGCTATTCACGCACCTGGGTCGTGATGTTAGTGAACTGGAATGCCTTCTCGATCTTGTGGCGCTGGGCATTGTGGCTGATGTGGCCGAACAATGGCGCGACACACGCTACCTGCTGCAGATGGGATTGGAACGCCTGAGGAGCACAGAGCGCAAAGGTCTGCGCGCTCTGGCAGATGTTGCCCGGATCGATCTGGCGAATGTGACGGCAGAAGGAATCGGCTTTCAGCTTGCCCCTCGACTCAATGCTGCCGGGCGGCTGTACGATGCTGCACAGGCCGTTGAACTGCTGACCACCCGCGACAACACGCAGGCCAGGGTAATCGCAGCAAACCTGGAAGGGTTGAACAGAAAACGGCAGCACGACCAGCGGGCAATCACAGCTGCCGCTCAAGACCTGATTAGCAATGACCCTGGCTTGCTGGATTTTCCGGCCCTGGTGTTATATCAGCCCGGCTGGCATGCGGGACTGCTGGGGATTGTCGCCGGTGAACTGGCCGGGCGCTACGGTCGCCCCTGCATTCTTCTGACTTCAGAACCGGGCGGGGGCATTGCCCGCGGTTCGGCGCGCTCTGCTCCCGGCTACGATATTGGCGCAGCGATTGCGGCTCAGGCTGAGTTGCTTTCCGCCTACGGCGGTCATCCCGGCGCCGCGGGCCTGAGTCTACCAGTTGACCGGATTGATCAGTTCCGGCGGCGGCTGTCGCGCACATTGGAAGAGCAGGCGCCAATCCGCCCCACCCCTACCCTGACCATCGATGCCACCGTAACCCTGTCAGAGATCACCGAAAATCTGGCGGAGGAGTTGGAGCGGCTGGCGCCTTTTGGCCAGGGCAATCCGCCGGTCACGTTGATGGCAACTGACCTCACTATCAGCAGGTATCAGACCATTGGCCTGGAGCAACTGCACCGCAAGCTGACCGTCACCGATAGCGCTGGCGCCTCCTGCCAGATCATCTGGTGGCGCGGCGCGGAGCACCACGCTCCAAGCGGGCAGGTCGATATTGCATTCAATATTGGATGGGATATCTACCAGGGCCGCCGCCAGGTTGCTCTGACCCTTGTCCACCTGCGCGAACGTGTGCCAGTCGCGGTTGCCGCACCGCCCGTCTCAGCCTGGACAGTCGAAGACTGGAGACAGATGCCTGCTGAAGATCTGCTACGTGCATTTGCTGAAAAGGAACCGGACGGCCTGATCTGGGCAGAAGGGGAACACACTGCAAAGACTCGTGGTCGACGCCGCCATGAACTGCGCCCGGCAGAAGCTCTCCTCATCTACACAGCGCCACCGGCACAGAGCGTCTTGAACGCTGCGCTGGAGACGACACAGGCCCGGCGCCTGTATATCGGCTGGGTTCCTTTGCCGCCCGCTGATCTGAACCGCCGTCTGCGCGAATTGCTTGGCCTTTGCCGCTATACCCTTTCGCATCTGGCAGGCCATGCCGATCTGGATAGAATGGCCGGGGCAATCGGCCTGACGCGTGAAGCCATCCTCTGGGGGCTGCGCCTGCTGGCCGCTGAAAACGTCATCGGCCTCTCGGAAAGTGATGAAGGCGTGACCATCGACCAACCTCATCCCACATCTAAAACACAATACGATGCGCTTGAGGCCAGAGAAGCCTTCCAGTTTCTGTCGGCTGAATCCGATAGTTATCGCCGTTTCCACCGTCGCGCCGATCTCACCAGCCTGTTAGTGTAA
- a CDS encoding LCP family protein, with amino-acid sequence MRRDPRRVWRGWTGLALVCTLLPAMTLVTVCYGWWSPMSIVAAQSPTQTPAETFTPSSEVPVTAIPPAMPLVNAARDDDALNILLLGSDTTNPVNAGRTDAIMVASINRTHGTVSLLSIPRDLFVYIPGWTMQRINTAFGYGEQIASSYGYTLLKETLRYNLGLRIDHYARVDFNDFQTIIDALGGVEITVDCALQDWILKAPDLDPQNEENWELLTLPVGVHVLDGRTALWYARSRRTSSDFDRGRRQQDLVRAIGLRLRQLGLLEQVSVLWGQVTDIVETDLQVQDVLELIPVALTLDSDRIAQYVFVPHVHVESWLTPSGAAVQLPIGEAVEALMRQFLQPPTANRLVRSGPRVEIVNATGYAGMDRVAADLLAWEGFHAIAAGAENRYAAQTTVYDFTGRIKGGILDELLVALHLPSAPVVVSPDPGRTTDYRIILGGDYRTCHHNVMPPVPTPTSAPDSASAP; translated from the coding sequence ATGCGGCGTGATCCCAGGCGAGTATGGCGCGGATGGACAGGGCTAGCGCTGGTGTGCACGCTCCTGCCCGCTATGACGCTGGTTACTGTCTGTTACGGCTGGTGGTCGCCAATGTCGATAGTGGCTGCCCAGTCGCCCACGCAAACGCCGGCGGAGACTTTCACGCCGTCGAGCGAAGTGCCCGTGACGGCTATTCCGCCAGCAATGCCGCTGGTCAATGCTGCCAGAGACGATGACGCATTGAATATCTTACTCCTTGGCAGCGATACCACGAATCCTGTCAATGCTGGCCGCACTGATGCCATCATGGTCGCTTCGATCAACCGGACGCATGGGACGGTGAGCTTGCTTTCCATCCCGCGTGATCTGTTTGTCTACATTCCCGGTTGGACGATGCAGCGCATCAACACCGCCTTTGGCTACGGAGAGCAGATCGCATCCAGCTATGGCTACACGCTCCTCAAAGAGACGCTGCGCTACAACCTGGGTTTGAGGATCGATCATTACGCGCGGGTGGACTTCAACGATTTTCAAACCATCATCGATGCGCTGGGTGGAGTGGAGATCACGGTAGATTGTGCGCTGCAGGACTGGATACTCAAAGCTCCTGATCTCGACCCGCAGAACGAGGAGAACTGGGAGTTACTGACTCTGCCCGTTGGCGTGCATGTGCTGGATGGTCGCACGGCGCTATGGTACGCCCGCAGCCGAAGAACCAGCAGTGACTTCGACCGCGGTCGGCGGCAGCAGGACCTCGTCAGGGCGATTGGGTTGCGATTGCGCCAGTTGGGCCTTTTGGAACAGGTCAGCGTGCTGTGGGGGCAGGTGACAGACATTGTGGAGACCGATCTACAGGTGCAGGATGTGTTGGAACTTATCCCGGTAGCTCTGACGCTGGATTCTGATCGCATCGCGCAGTACGTGTTTGTACCGCATGTCCATGTTGAGTCGTGGCTGACACCTTCCGGCGCGGCTGTGCAATTACCGATTGGCGAGGCGGTGGAGGCGCTGATGCGCCAATTTCTGCAGCCGCCAACGGCGAACCGGCTGGTGCGAAGCGGCCCTCGTGTTGAGATCGTCAATGCTACCGGTTATGCGGGAATGGATCGTGTTGCTGCCGACTTGCTGGCCTGGGAGGGGTTCCATGCCATAGCTGCTGGCGCAGAAAACCGTTACGCGGCACAAACCACAGTCTATGATTTCACGGGGCGGATCAAGGGCGGCATCCTTGATGAATTGCTGGTTGCGCTGCATTTGCCATCTGCGCCGGTCGTGGTGTCTCCCGATCCGGGCCGAACGACGGACTACCGGATCATCCTGGGCGGGGATTACCGGACCTGCCACCACAATGTCATGCCGCCGGTGCCTACGCCGACTTCGGCCCCTGATAGCGCAAGCGCACCGTAA